The segment ATCGCGGTGACATTTTCTGCAGCGAAGCACCTGTTTTCCTCCTCCCATTTTCCCACGCTTACAAAATGGTGTTCCCTCAATTTCTATTATATCCATGGAAAAATCTACCACGGGGGCATTGCTGATTGCTGTTCCAATTCCGTAAGCATCCACATAGGGGTTTAGATCTGAAATGCTTGCTTCATCAATTCCCCCACTCACAAAAAGCTTTATATCTTTAAACCCCCTTAGATCCAACTCCCACCGTACTTCTTCCAAAATTCGGGGAAAGTCCCCTCGTCGAGATCCTGGAGTATCCAAACGAACCCCAAACAAATCTTTCCCTAAAGCCTCCGCCACCCGTATGGTTTCAAATTTCTCATCCGCCAAGGTGTCGATTAAGGCAACTCTTTTTATTTTTTTATCAATGACTTCATGAAAGGCCTCCACCGCTTTCACCGTATCTCCAAAAATAAGAATCAGGGAATGAGGCATGGTTCCTGAGGGTTCGAGCCCAAGCAATTCTGCACTGCGGACCACTGCCACCCCATCGCATCCCCCCATAAAGGCGTTACGTTCAATCATGGGTGCAAGACCCGGGTGCATCCTTCTGGCGCCAAAGCTGATTATGGGGCGATGATTGACCAATTTTCTAAATCGCGCCGCTTGAGTGCAAATTCCAGAAGCCTGGCAGATTAACCCCAAAAGAGCCGTTTCATAAAGGACAAACTGTGAATACATCCCCTCAATGGTCATGACGGGTTGGTAAGGCCGGAAAAAGGTCCCTTCCCTCATGGTTTCAAGGTGTATCCTCATGCCTTTGCAAAGGGAAACCGCCTCTTCAATTCCCGCCAGGACGCCCCACTCCCAATTTCCGGGGAGAGATTTGGCTATAAATTCAGCTTTAACCCATTTGTCTACTTTCTTAGCCCTCAGGATTTCAAGGGTTCGAAGGAAATAAACATCGGTCACCTTTCCCTCTTTAATCTCTTTTTCACTGGCTATATGAAACAATGACTTCTCCATGAGAAGGTTCTCTTTTTACTCCCTTCTTTCAAAACTGATATTTCTCACACCACATGGAC is part of the Nitrospiria bacterium genome and harbors:
- a CDS encoding nicotinate phosphoribosyltransferase, whose product is MEKSLFHIASEKEIKEGKVTDVYFLRTLEILRAKKVDKWVKAEFIAKSLPGNWEWGVLAGIEEAVSLCKGMRIHLETMREGTFFRPYQPVMTIEGMYSQFVLYETALLGLICQASGICTQAARFRKLVNHRPIISFGARRMHPGLAPMIERNAFMGGCDGVAVVRSAELLGLEPSGTMPHSLILIFGDTVKAVEAFHEVIDKKIKRVALIDTLADEKFETIRVAEALGKDLFGVRLDTPGSRRGDFPRILEEVRWELDLRGFKDIKLFVSGGIDEASISDLNPYVDAYGIGTAISNAPVVDFSMDIIEIEGTPFCKRGKMGGGKQVLRCRKCHRDEIRPIPKKTQKGKKSCSCGGVFENLLESMIQDGEVLKSLPHPKEIRKYVLKQLPSFPI